The following nucleotide sequence is from Rattus rattus isolate New Zealand chromosome 7, Rrattus_CSIRO_v1, whole genome shotgun sequence.
TAGCAAGTATTGCTTCTTATGTGATGTGTCTTTTAATCTCCAGCCTTATCATTGGTTTTTTCAAAACAGATTTTtcttgtatagccctggctatccaggaatctactctgtagaccatgctagccttgaacaagatctgcctcccaagtgctgggattaaaaatatgTGGCACCACTTTCCAGTGTTAGTGTCACTATTAAGCCAACCTAAGAATTCATGTTATTCTGATGTTTATTAGTCATAAGATAAAACTGAGCAGTCTTTTCTCCTAGCCTttgccttaattttctttttttgattaaGCCAGAATGAACAGAGTCCATGTTTCCTTAGGAGCCCAGAACCAATCATCAGGTACTCTAAaatgagagcagagaagaaagggtaGACTCGAAATTCGTCTTGAAAATCTAGCAATGGGCTAGGGCAAAAGACAATATATGCTTGCTAGAGCAAAAATAATCTTTCTCCTCAGGACATCTCATGCAGTTGCACAATACAAAAAATCTATTGAGTAAGTAATAAGCATGCATCGGTCTAATATTTTTAGTCATTTAGTCCTGTACTTTCAAAGTTCTTCTCTTTCTGCAGCCCCACATTGTCCCTTAGTCCCATTCACCACACCCTATGATGGACAAATCCCCCATATACATTGCAGTCAATGCTAACAAAACTGAGTTGAAGCAGCCTTACCCGCAGAGCAAATTTGCTGGCAATGTACCCACTGCAAAGAGGGCAGGGTACAATTCCCCCAAGGCTATTCACAACCACAatctttccttgctttctcttcatCATATGAGGTAGAACACACTTGGTCAATGACACTGTCCCAAAGTAGTTCACCTCTATCAGCACCTTGAAGATATCCAGGTTGGTATTTTCAAAAAGGGAAGCATGGACTACTCCACCATTGTTGACCAGAATGTCAATCTAATTAAATAAAATCcgagagaaaaatatttagagaTGATTTATGAATGCAATTCTGAGTGATAAGTGGTTATGATGTAAATTGAATGAATAAGTACAGCAATGTTACATTTCTAAAGTCAACAATAATAGGATAAAATCAATTCCGGTGTAGGGATACATGAgttgaatcctagcacttgggaggaagaggcaagcagatctctgtgggttcaaggccagacaggTCTACACAATGTATTCCAAGATAGTCAGAGGTAGATAGTGAGGTCCtaacttgaaacaaaacaaaacacaagcaaacaaaagaaggaGACAAAAATCACTAGAACTCTCCTTATCAGTTtgagtaatatttaaaaaaaacaccgaaacacataaatttaaaagctGTGGTGAAATTTTGGCCCTTTTACCTACAATAGGAATTAGGAGTTTAAAtagtataaaaaaaaacacaaaaaaatctaaTGGCCCAAAGACCAACACCCAGATATTAAGAGCCtgatggaggggttggggatttagctcagtggtagagcgctgcctagggaagcgcaaggccctgggttggtccccagctccggaaaaaagaaccaaaaaaaaaaaaaaaaaaaaaaagagcctgatGGACGTGATGGTCCCGAACCACTAATGCATCCCATGTGAATTGCTTTGAATGAGTCAACACAGATAAGAATCCCTTTGGTAATTTTAAACAAACTGGAGAAAGTGATATAATGCAAATTCTATCAACAAAAATGGTTACTTACTCTCCCAAACTCCTGGAGAACGGTTTTGGTAGCAATGTCATGGGAAGTGGTGTCAGCCAGGTCAAGGGGCAAAACCaggatgtctttttcttttaggttgcCATTCTCTGAGTTAAGACACATCAGCACATTAGTGAGAAAGCCATTCTACAAGACAATCAAACTATTTCCTGCCCTCATTAAGTCTATCCCTGTTCCTTTCGAAAAGCATGGAAAAATGTAGTGAGACTGGTAAAAAGAACTCTGGCAAAATCGAAATTATtctacagcaaaacaaaacaaaacaaaaaacctaaaaatactccaaaaaaagtaaagaaaaacaaaaacaaaacaaaagagaaaaaaaaaaaaaaaaccccacagctCATTTAGAAGCAGGGTTACGTTTGTTTTGAAATATGCTCACAAAGTATCGCTAATATACAACATTTATAATTTGGTCTGGTAACTGAACCCAGGATTTCATAGCAGCTAAGAACTGCTTTCTACAGTGCTAAATCCCCATCTCCACCCAGCCCTTAGCTGTTCTTTCACACAGTTCCAGAATCAGTGAGTTTCATTTAGATCAGGTAGAGTTCAGAGCCCCACTGCCAGACTATATGTAAAGCAGACACTAGAAgacagattttattattattttgcagaAATAGAGATTGGACCTTTGTTCTCACCTCTGCTAGGCATGAGCTCTACCCTGAGCTACCTCTGAGCCTTTAATGAAGTGATGTGTAAACCCTGGAGACTAGATTGCCTGAACAGACGCCAATCAGTGCTATTtcctccccccaaaccccaccccaggCAGGAGATGCCTCCCACAAATATAGTCACTCCAAGGTGTGCTGATTCTCTGGAGAGTCTATGTGGCATGGGACCACCCCTGCTCACATACTGCAAAGCTGTAAGTGGCCAACAGGTGCTCCTGgtacaaaaataagaaaagatccTACAGAAAGAAAGCTGCTAGATTATTGCAACATGACTTGTCTGTGGTCAACAACAGACTCCTGGATAAGAAAGATAAGAAACCCAAACTTCAGGACTCTGTCCCTCCCCTGCACCTAGCAGACTAATCTTTAGATGCCAAGGAAAGAGATACCACCACTCCAACTCCCTTCCTTCCGCAggtgcttctttttttcccactatATCTTTAGCATTTTTGAtactttcttttctcaaaaataagcaTTTACATCTTTCTTTGTGGCCACACTTCAGCCcgagcacatacctttaatccaagcccTTTCTGTTGACtgaaaacaggattaaataagGTCAACTGAAGGATGCTAGGGGCTTACCCGCAGCCCCACACCCACCAGCCTCAAGGCAAGGCTAGACCAGGTTCTAGCTTCCCATCTCCAATCTAGGCTAGGCCAAGAACCATTCTCCActcacaggaacattcttgagtagaaaagTCTCAGAACTTACTGACTGACGCTTGCTAGCCAGTGAAATTTAAAGGTCAATGTGATTAGTTTGAACTGTAACTTGTGAAGTAACCTGTGCTCCTAAATAGTGTAAAAACTAATCGTAACAGTCATCCTGGATCACCTTCTAGTCACCTGCCTTGAAGAAGGTCTTCCTGAGGccctggaaaataaacctctggcttttacatagATCTGCATCTCAGTGTCCCACTCAGGGCCTTCTCAAAGTACCACTAACTGAGGATCGGGGATCTTACAAGGTCAGCTGTGGAGGAAAATCAGATGctagttttctctgtctctctgagctagcaggttGTCGCCCCAACATCTGGTTCCTGAGtctttagtaaaataaaacaatagagattttgataaaaaaaaaaaaaacaatgtgggGGATACAGTACcaccaaaacataaaaagaaaaaaagaaagaaaaaaagaaagaaagaaagaagaaagaaagaaagaaagaaagaaagaaagaaagaaagaaaggaagaaagaaagaaagaaagaaagaaaggaagaaagaaagaaagaaagaaaggaagaaagaaagaaagagagagaaatctgaAGAAAGCATTACCACAACATGCGAAACATGATCAAGAGATCAATACTAAGAATTTATAGGGGATGATTTGTGCTgtggtggcccatgtctttaatcccagcacttgggaggcagaggcaggtggatttctaagttcaaggccagaccacTCTGTACATCgagatccaggacagtcagggctacacagagaaactctgtcttgaaccACTGAAGGGCAGGTGATTGGAGGGGGGGGGCTATACTATAAATCAGTAAGAAGCTGAGAAGGCCAGTGGTAGACGATGGGTAGAAGCTTCTTCCCCAAGACCAAGAATTCCAGACAGTAAATAAGGAAAGATGTGCAGTCCTTCAGACGATTCCTACCTAAAGACACTGAGATATAATCAATTCTTTCTACTTTTGATCACCAGAGGAACAACTGAATTGGATTATTCTgggatttttaatataaaataagaaacagttaaaaaaaaaaaccagaaagtaCACCGACTGTGAGAGGAGCGTATTCTTTGCCTTTGTGGGCAAAGACAAGAAAGAATGTGACTAAAAACCTGGCAAGTCTTGTACCAGtgaccacacagagaaatgggaaaaggggTCCTCACAGCCCAGCATTGCTGGCGGGCTTATTAAGCAGGCCTTACAGGTCTCTGCGGTGGAGGACCAATGGCCATTTCAAAAAGGCATAGAACTAAAACACAAGtggcatcatgaagagagcctgtgactGCTGAGATGGGGCAAAGACTCTTCTATCTTTTATATCCCTGGGTAAATGTAGTCAGCAAAGAAAAAGATAACAAAAGAATAACAGACAGAGATAACACATAAAGAagcacactcgtgtgtgtgtgtgtgtgtgtgcatgtacacagagagacagagatttaaGACTACATAAATGTTAAACAGCTCCTGAAGTGTCTATTAAGTGAAGGTGACAAGATTAGAACTGTGTGAATATAGAAAGTATTGCCTGcagttcatttttaaactttattactttcctttcattttatctATCCGAACAcaatgcacagatacacacacacacacacacacacacacacacacacacacacacacacacacacaccacacccataaCTTTAATATATGACATAAGGCAAAATGAATTCATTCCTAACTACATTTCCTTAGTTGCGCCCATGAGGCCCTGTTCTGAAGGAAAGACCTGAGTCATTTGATCATTAAAGTCAACCAGCACCAGCTTACTCGCCCCTCAATATCAAAAGTTGGTATAAAAACAATAATGGAAGACTGGCTGGAAAGAACAAAAAGCCAAGTAACCAGAGCTGCTTAAGAGGTGACAGAAAAGGAGATCTGGGCAGTACGCACGCGCGAAGCTCAGGAGCCAGTGCGAACTGCGCAGGAcgatccctccttccctcacttgCAAAGCTGCGCTAAATCTGGGTTCTCACTGCTAGGAACCACAGCTGTTGCTAGGAATTGACTCACCCAGGCATCTTCTCTTCACCCGCGCCAGCTCCTGCCCCCTTCGGGCTGACAGCACCAGACAGACCCTGAGTTTAGATAACTGGAAAGCCAGCTCCTCACCAATGCCACTTGATGCTCCAGTAATCCACACCACCTTGTCAGCCAGTGCCTGTTctgtggaggaaggaggagagttgGCTGGGGTAGTGATGCTCAGATATCACGGAGAAGCGAAACAGCagttggatgtggtggcacacacttgggatcccagcagccaggaagcaaaagcaggtgaatctctgtgagttcaaggccagcctgatctacacaatgAATTCCAGAATAGCTAGAGCCATGTAGAGAAACTGattcaaacaacaaaataagagaaaaagactAAATAATCATTTAACCATGTTGTTAAATATGACAAACCTACCGTGtgaaatttaatatttcaaatctcCTAGGActtcttaaaaaggaaattgGTTTCCACCCAtccaatattttgaatatttcataattCTTGGTAAAATCTCCAACCTTGATTCTAATTTGAATGGTTTCATTCTAAGactttatttatctatgtgtttgataaagaaaatcaaagcttCTAAATAGAAACTAATTGCCTGGATTCAATTTTCTTACCCTTGAAACGGGAGATTCAGTTTAAGTAACTGGGTCCCTTCCAGTTTTGTTTCCCGGTGCACTGGCTGCCAAGAGTGAACAAGTTATGCCCTAGAGACACTAAGATGGCACAATAAAAGGTAAGATTTTGGTCTGTAGGGGTGAGTTtcacagggaggcagggagacaaaAATATGTTATCAGTTTTAGCATGCCCTGCCACTACCCCAGACAATTTCACCCACTCAGCATGAATAATGTTGTCTTCTGAGCTATCACTTCTAAGCAAAAGTCACCACAAACTTTGGGTACTTGTCTTAAGCGACCAGGATAATTTGACTGAGATCTTTAGGATCCAAAGTCTACTGTGAGCCTGCCATGCACTTACTGACTGTGACTCCCCTGTTTTTAAAGGAGCGCTTGAAACAGCCAGAATTGGGGTCAATCTGAGACCAGTgagaaaattccaccacaaaacTCTGCACAcagaaagacccctcccttctAGTAGGAGTAGAAATAGTTTAGTTCCTAGAAGAGCTACAAGCCAAACTCTTGaacacagccacctgtaactccccaTCTGACCCCCTCGGAAAGTCCTGGAATGGTTAGTGGACCACAAGGTCACTTCACCCCACctatagtaccctgcctagtcaCCATTGCTTGAATTCTGCCCCAACTGTCTGCAAGGTATATAACtgcctgttagagtctgctcaagGTTGTCTCTGCTTGAAGTGGATGACCCGGACATGTCAGAAGGATCAAACTTCTCTTGCCTTTGCATCGATTACAACCTCCATAGGTCTTGTTTAAGAGTCCTGGAAGAAATTCAATTCAGACCTCACACACTGACAATTTTGCTTCTAAATTTTGGCTAAATTAAAGAACAGAGGGTGTGAAATGCTAGTTCTTCGAAGGAGAAGCAAGACTAAGACCAAAAGGCACTAGGCAGACTACCCACTAGAGCACAAAAATCACGTTACCTCAGAAAGAACACCTGGGGCTTTTGTGATGTTGAGCTTCTAGGCCAATGAGTAGTCAAAAGGTGGATTGTCTAAGATTCTACTTCAAAACCTCTCAGAGTGAAATCAGCCAGATAAACACTTTTGGTGTGAAGAGGCACCTTAGCATGGCACAGAGCTCACTGTTCCCCACAGGATTTTTGTCTTAGTTCTCTGGGGTTCCAGTGAGGCAAGGTCTTAAAGATGCTCTCTTAGGTGTGCTTTGACAACCAACTGCTAGAGAGGTTTCCCAGCCTAGATATAAAACTTCCCATTTTTATATGTGGACAGGCTGTAAGACTGCCTGTTCCCTTTACCCAGTCTCTTCCTCCCTAACCCTTAACCGTAGGAAAGGCTCAGGCTGGATCACTGAGGCTGCAACAACCACTGGCAGTCAAGGAGGACCCGACCAGCAGAGATCAGGACTCCCACTTGCAGCTGGATGTCACAGAAGGTTCTCACCAGGACACCGGCCCATCCAAGCAGCCCGCAGCAGTGTCAGGTCACTATCCAGCCACCGGAAGCTCAGCAGGCCCAAGACTAGCAGCAGCAGGGCACACAACGCCAGCATCCAGAACTCAAAGCCCATCACAGCTAGGAAAAGACAACTACAGCTCTGGAGTCTGCTGGTGACAGGGCTAAAATATGCAGCCCTGGGCTCTGGCTCCACCCAGGTGCAGGCAAGGGAGTGCCAGGTGCTCTCTGTCAAGTGCTGCCCCTCCTAGTACTTTGGAATAAGTATGCTGGTTCCAAGAGAGCATAGACACTGACtgtacttcaaaaataaaaaaatgtagcaataggaataaaaaaataaacaaggctgaagagatggctcagtggttaagagcaataactgctcttccagaggtccttagttcaaatcccagcatccacatgatagctcacaacgatctgtaatgcaatctgatgtcttcttctgatgtgtctgaagacagttacagtgtacttatatagaatgaataaataaataaacaaccaaataagtatatttaaaattattttgtgctcTCTTGGTCTTGCCTTCCtgtccctgctctgtcctctcccctctctctccaagtTTTCT
It contains:
- the LOC116906126 gene encoding dehydrogenase/reductase SDR family member 7-like; protein product: MGFEFWMLALCALLLLVLGLLSFRWLDSDLTLLRAAWMGRCPEQALADKVVWITGASSGIGEELAFQLSKLRVCLVLSARRGQELARVKRRCLENGNLKEKDILVLPLDLADTTSHDIATKTVLQEFGRIDILVNNGGVVHASLFENTNLDIFKVLIEVNYFGTVSLTKCVLPHMMKRKQGKIVVVNSLGGIVPCPLCSGYIASKFALRGFVDALRTELFDYPGIRLSTICPGHVHSNIFQNFITGEFPKTRLPKIPLFKMETSRCVQLILVSLANDLEEVWIANQPVLLQAYVWQYVPFRDWILQGRYGKYISKALGITWYV